A single window of Intrasporangium calvum DSM 43043 DNA harbors:
- a CDS encoding sirohydrochlorin chelatase, giving the protein MWGGIACESGSVRPTLIACSHGTSSPEGQAAVAGLVSAVAARLPDLDVRAAFVDVEEPAVTAVLDSLHGTPARVVPLLLSAGYHVYVDLSEAVAAHPAATLAGALGPDPRLARLLADRLHDAGLRDDDTVILAAAGSSDPRAVEDCRELSDALGQLIGRPSPAAYLSAAQPRLDAAVSRAREEGGRVVVATYLLAPGFFADLATRSGADVVTPPLLLPGAPAPAPLVDIVLDRYSR; this is encoded by the coding sequence ATGTGGGGTGGGATCGCGTGCGAGAGTGGGTCCGTGCGCCCGACCCTCATCGCCTGCTCCCACGGCACGAGCTCGCCCGAGGGGCAGGCGGCCGTCGCCGGGCTCGTCTCCGCCGTGGCCGCCCGCCTACCCGACCTCGACGTCCGCGCAGCCTTCGTCGACGTCGAGGAGCCCGCGGTCACCGCGGTGCTCGACAGCCTGCACGGGACCCCGGCCCGGGTCGTGCCGCTCCTGCTCTCGGCCGGCTACCACGTCTACGTCGACCTCTCCGAGGCCGTCGCTGCCCACCCCGCGGCCACCTTGGCCGGCGCGCTCGGACCTGACCCTCGGCTCGCCCGGCTCCTCGCGGACCGTCTCCACGACGCCGGACTCCGGGACGACGACACCGTCATCCTCGCCGCGGCCGGCAGCTCCGACCCCCGCGCCGTCGAGGACTGTCGTGAGCTCTCCGACGCGCTCGGCCAGCTCATCGGGAGACCGAGCCCAGCGGCATACCTCTCGGCGGCGCAGCCGCGCCTCGACGCAGCGGTCAGCCGGGCGCGTGAGGAGGGCGGCCGGGTCGTCGTCGCGACCTACCTGTTGGCGCCCGGCTTCTTCGCCGACCTCGCGACCCGCAGCGGGGCCGACGTCGTCACCCCGCCCCTGCTCCTGCCGGGAGCGCCCGCGCCGGCCCCGCTCGTCGACATCGTGCTCGACCGCTACAGCCGCTGA
- the crcB gene encoding fluoride efflux transporter CrcB — translation MDAHPVHGPVHGPVDPDVTPDDVETSAVDHALVRDRLDVLGVIALGGALGAAARYLAGEAWPHPPGAVPWATLGINVTGSFLLGLLMFYVSDVWPPRRYVRPFLGVGVLGGFTTFSAYALETRALLAGGHLGAALAYLVGTLVLALGAVVAGAVVGRVVARPGRVGS, via the coding sequence ATGGACGCGCACCCGGTGCACGGGCCCGTGCACGGACCGGTCGACCCTGACGTCACCCCGGACGACGTGGAGACGAGCGCGGTCGACCATGCACTCGTTCGGGACCGCCTGGACGTCCTGGGCGTCATCGCGCTGGGTGGGGCGCTCGGCGCGGCGGCACGCTACCTCGCGGGAGAGGCGTGGCCCCACCCGCCCGGGGCTGTCCCGTGGGCGACACTGGGGATCAACGTGACCGGATCCTTCCTGTTGGGCCTGCTCATGTTCTACGTGAGCGACGTGTGGCCGCCGCGACGCTATGTCCGGCCGTTCCTCGGCGTCGGCGTGCTGGGCGGGTTCACGACCTTCTCCGCCTACGCCCTCGAGACGCGGGCGCTGCTGGCCGGGGGGCACCTCGGCGCCGCCCTCGCGTACCTGGTGGGGACGCTCGTGCTGGCGCTCGGTGCCGTGGTCGCGGGGGCGGTCGTCGGGCGCGTGGTCGCCCGGCCGGGAAGGGTGGGCTCGTGA
- a CDS encoding HhH-GPD-type base excision DNA repair protein produces MALHLATTDEGNTLLERDPLALLLGMLLDQQITMEKAFTSPSVLAQRMGTDHLDAETIAALPPDTLLEHFRTPPALHRFPGSMAARAQQLCQAVVDEWDGDAASLWTGVDSGSELVRRIAGLPGFGDQKARIFAALLAKQFGVTPPGWEEATGDYGKPGHRSIADVVDDDSRVKVREYKKAKKAQQSEQG; encoded by the coding sequence ATGGCCCTGCACCTGGCGACGACCGACGAAGGCAACACCCTCCTGGAGCGCGACCCCCTCGCCCTCCTGCTCGGGATGCTGCTCGACCAGCAGATCACCATGGAGAAGGCGTTCACCTCCCCGAGCGTCCTCGCCCAGCGGATGGGGACCGACCACCTCGACGCGGAGACGATCGCGGCGCTGCCCCCCGACACCCTGCTCGAGCACTTCCGGACCCCACCGGCGCTGCACCGCTTCCCCGGCTCGATGGCGGCGCGGGCCCAGCAGCTCTGCCAGGCGGTCGTCGACGAGTGGGACGGCGACGCCGCCAGCCTCTGGACCGGCGTCGACTCCGGCAGCGAGCTCGTCCGGCGCATCGCCGGCCTCCCCGGCTTCGGCGACCAGAAGGCGCGGATCTTCGCCGCGCTCCTCGCCAAGCAGTTCGGCGTCACGCCGCCCGGCTGGGAGGAGGCGACCGGGGACTACGGGAAGCCGGGGCACCGGTCGATCGCGGACGTCGTCGACGACGACTCGCGGGTCAAGGTGCGTGAGTACAAGAAGGCGAAGAAGGCGCAGCAGTCCGAGCAGGGCTGA
- a CDS encoding alpha/beta hydrolase gives MSRLLPPEALHPQVRALPDTTAPIDPARLDEQRRAVALNTPVEAGEGVPVRYVEDVDAEGVPCRLYRPADGRLPVVVYVHGGGWVDGGLASHDPLCRLLAARSGAAVLSVDYRLAPEHPCPAASDDVDRAIHWLRSPAAELRSLDASRLALSGDSSGGHLAAVASRRCRDRGVPVRAQALFYPVVDPTGATWGDTVFPGLKAPNLRWCWDVFAPPGVDRSSPDVSPALGDLSGLPPTLVVTAEHDILTVEAEAYAAALAEAGVSSVTVRVQGLVHGFVRRLARFDAAAAAVDLAAGHLARHLGD, from the coding sequence GTGAGCCGGCTGCTGCCTCCGGAGGCGCTGCACCCCCAGGTGCGGGCGCTCCCCGACACCACCGCGCCGATCGACCCGGCTCGGCTCGACGAGCAGCGGCGCGCCGTCGCCCTGAACACACCGGTGGAGGCGGGGGAGGGTGTGCCCGTCCGGTACGTCGAGGACGTCGATGCCGAGGGGGTGCCCTGCCGGCTCTACCGACCCGCCGACGGCCGGCTGCCGGTCGTCGTCTACGTCCACGGCGGCGGCTGGGTCGACGGAGGGCTCGCCTCGCACGACCCGCTGTGCCGCCTCCTCGCTGCGCGGTCCGGGGCCGCCGTGCTGTCCGTGGACTACCGCCTCGCGCCCGAGCACCCCTGTCCGGCGGCCTCGGACGACGTCGACCGTGCCATCCACTGGCTGCGTTCCCCGGCGGCCGAGCTCCGGTCCCTCGATGCGAGCCGCCTTGCGCTGAGCGGAGACTCGTCCGGCGGGCACCTGGCGGCGGTCGCTTCGCGGCGCTGCCGGGACCGGGGCGTCCCGGTGCGGGCCCAGGCGCTCTTCTACCCCGTGGTCGACCCCACCGGCGCGACGTGGGGCGACACCGTGTTCCCCGGGCTCAAGGCCCCGAACCTCAGGTGGTGCTGGGACGTCTTCGCCCCGCCCGGCGTCGACCGGAGCAGCCCGGATGTGTCACCCGCGCTGGGCGACCTGAGCGGCTTGCCCCCGACCCTGGTCGTCACCGCCGAGCACGACATCCTCACGGTCGAGGCGGAGGCCTATGCCGCCGCCCTGGCCGAGGCCGGCGTCAGCTCGGTCACCGTCCGGGTGCAGGGGCTGGTGCACGGCTTCGTCCGCCGGCTCGCCCGTTTCGACGCGGCCGCCGCCGCAGTGGACCTCGCTGCGGGCCACCTGGCACGCCACCTCGGCGACTGA
- a CDS encoding PH domain-containing protein — translation MIDFTNGSVFKLSPANPQEIGPQVAELLVPDEQIVASFKAVRDFVVFTNRRLMAVNVQGITGKKRDFTSLPYNKIQAFSVETAGTFDLDAELDLWFSGMGKVRLEFKGQVDVRALGKMIAGYVL, via the coding sequence ATGATCGACTTCACCAACGGCTCGGTCTTCAAGCTGAGCCCGGCCAACCCGCAGGAGATCGGGCCGCAGGTAGCCGAGCTACTTGTCCCCGACGAGCAGATCGTCGCCTCTTTCAAGGCCGTAAGGGACTTCGTCGTGTTCACGAACAGACGGCTGATGGCGGTCAATGTCCAAGGAATCACCGGCAAGAAGCGCGACTTCACGTCGCTGCCGTACAACAAGATCCAAGCATTCTCCGTGGAGACGGCCGGAACGTTTGACCTCGATGCCGAGCTGGACCTGTGGTTCAGCGGGATGGGTAAGGTCCGGCTCGAGTTCAAGGGGCAGGTCGATGTCCGAGCGCTTGGAAAGATGATTGCGGGCTACGTCCTGTAG
- a CDS encoding hemerythrin domain-containing protein, with the protein MTETLAAALEREHREIDEGLETYRASRLAGEPDSAALVRAIDGLRRHIYLEEALFFPPLRSAGLVGPVLVMLREHGEMWPLLDGLETEVGRDPGGDTAAGLLDDLVPRLAAHNVKEERILYPQADGVLDGEPAEQLRVFMTTGRMPPGWVCEMARPQPD; encoded by the coding sequence ATGACGGAGACCTTGGCGGCTGCGCTCGAGCGGGAGCACCGCGAGATCGACGAGGGACTCGAGACCTACCGGGCTTCGCGCCTGGCGGGGGAGCCGGACTCCGCTGCCCTCGTCCGGGCCATCGACGGCTTGAGGCGGCACATCTACCTGGAGGAGGCGCTGTTCTTCCCGCCGCTCCGCAGTGCCGGGCTCGTGGGGCCGGTGCTCGTCATGCTGCGTGAGCACGGCGAGATGTGGCCCCTCCTGGACGGGCTGGAGACTGAGGTCGGTCGCGACCCTGGCGGAGACACCGCGGCTGGTCTGCTCGATGACCTCGTGCCCCGGCTCGCGGCCCACAACGTCAAGGAGGAACGGATCCTGTATCCGCAGGCCGACGGGGTGCTCGACGGCGAACCGGCCGAGCAGCTGCGTGTCTTCATGACGACCGGGCGGATGCCGCCGGGCTGGGTCTGCGAGATGGCGCGCCCACAACCTGATTGA
- a CDS encoding dihydrodipicolinate synthase family protein produces MTTATPFHGLVPPVVTPLGEDLTVDVASLERLVARMIDAGVDGLFALGSSGETVLLDDAQRDLALEVIVKTADGRVPVIAGAIEPGTARSVQRARAAERLGAQAVVATAPFYVIVGPHEIERHFRSVAAAVDVPLFAYDIPVCVHSKLSNDLVLRLAHDGVIAGVKDSSGDDVGFRQLLVQVAAEGLSDFATLTGHEVMVDSMLLAGASGSVPGLANVDPAGYARLHAAVAAGDVAAARAEQERLIQLFRIVDAADPATSAGMTRGAGSFKTALHVLGVIDSNAISLPLRALDDAESGRVREVLESVGLL; encoded by the coding sequence ATGACGACCGCAACACCCTTCCATGGCCTCGTGCCGCCGGTCGTCACCCCGCTGGGCGAGGACCTGACCGTCGACGTCGCCTCGCTCGAGCGCCTCGTGGCCCGGATGATCGACGCGGGCGTCGACGGGCTCTTCGCCCTCGGCAGCAGCGGCGAGACCGTCCTCCTCGACGACGCGCAGCGCGACCTCGCCCTCGAGGTCATCGTCAAGACCGCAGACGGACGGGTGCCGGTCATCGCCGGCGCCATCGAGCCGGGCACGGCCCGGTCGGTCCAGCGCGCCCGCGCCGCCGAGCGGCTCGGCGCCCAGGCGGTGGTGGCCACGGCGCCCTTCTACGTCATCGTCGGCCCGCACGAGATCGAGCGGCACTTCCGCTCCGTCGCGGCCGCCGTCGACGTGCCGTTGTTCGCCTACGACATCCCGGTCTGCGTCCACTCCAAGCTCTCGAACGACCTCGTCCTGCGCCTCGCGCACGACGGTGTCATCGCGGGTGTCAAGGACTCGAGCGGCGACGACGTCGGCTTCCGGCAGCTCCTCGTCCAGGTGGCCGCGGAAGGGCTGTCCGACTTCGCCACCCTGACCGGCCACGAGGTGATGGTCGACTCGATGCTCCTCGCGGGCGCGAGCGGCTCCGTGCCCGGGCTGGCCAACGTCGACCCCGCCGGCTACGCCCGCCTGCACGCGGCGGTCGCGGCCGGCGACGTCGCGGCGGCCCGTGCCGAGCAGGAGCGCCTCATCCAGCTGTTCCGGATCGTCGACGCAGCCGACCCGGCCACCTCTGCCGGCATGACCCGTGGCGCGGGCTCGTTCAAGACGGCGCTACACGTCCTGGGCGTCATCGACAGCAACGCGATCTCGCTGCCGCTGCGCGCCCTCGACGATGCCGAGTCGGGCCGGGTGCGCGAGGTCCTCGAGTCGGTGGGACTGCTCTGA
- a CDS encoding ROK family protein codes for MAQTVVALDIGGTKTAAALVTAEGAVTDVTTAPTPGDQGPEAIVRVASGLAADLLVTATARGHEVVGLGVGSAGVIDTATGRVVSATEVLRDWAGTEVRDALSELSGIRHVVVDNDVHAHALGETWLGAASGASSAFFVAVGTGIGASVVIDGTVWHGRRDVAGHFGHVAVPHAGGMPCVCGGSGHLEAVAAGPAMVWSYNRRARADLTSLADVARRADAGDRLAVMTIDIGARALGSAIGGAANLLDPEVVVIGGGVPGIGARWWEPMEEAVRAELLPPLAELPVLPARLGSAAALVGAARLVWKGLA; via the coding sequence ATGGCTCAGACCGTCGTCGCCCTCGACATCGGCGGCACCAAGACTGCCGCCGCACTCGTCACCGCGGAGGGTGCCGTCACCGACGTGACGACGGCGCCCACACCGGGTGACCAGGGGCCGGAGGCCATCGTCCGGGTCGCCTCCGGCCTCGCAGCCGACCTCCTCGTGACCGCGACCGCCCGCGGTCACGAGGTGGTCGGTCTCGGTGTCGGCAGCGCCGGGGTCATCGACACCGCGACCGGCCGCGTCGTCTCCGCCACGGAGGTCCTGCGCGACTGGGCGGGCACGGAGGTCAGGGACGCACTGAGCGAGCTCAGCGGCATCCGGCACGTCGTGGTCGACAACGACGTCCACGCCCACGCCCTGGGCGAGACCTGGCTCGGCGCCGCGTCCGGTGCCTCGAGCGCCTTCTTCGTCGCGGTCGGCACCGGCATCGGTGCGTCCGTCGTCATCGACGGGACCGTGTGGCACGGCCGCCGCGACGTCGCCGGGCACTTCGGACACGTCGCAGTGCCCCACGCCGGCGGAATGCCCTGTGTCTGCGGGGGATCTGGCCACCTCGAGGCCGTCGCGGCTGGGCCGGCCATGGTCTGGTCGTACAACCGGCGGGCCCGCGCCGACCTCACGTCGCTCGCCGACGTCGCCCGCCGCGCCGACGCCGGCGACCGCCTCGCCGTGATGACCATCGACATCGGCGCGCGGGCGCTCGGCAGCGCCATCGGCGGGGCCGCCAACCTGCTCGACCCGGAGGTCGTGGTCATCGGCGGAGGCGTCCCCGGCATCGGCGCCCGCTGGTGGGAGCCGATGGAGGAAGCCGTGCGGGCCGAGCTGCTGCCCCCGCTCGCGGAGCTGCCGGTGCTCCCGGCCCGGCTCGGCTCGGCTGCCGCCCTCGTCGGCGCCGCCCGGCTCGTCTGGAAGGGACTCGCGTGA
- a CDS encoding PPOX class F420-dependent oxidoreductase, with protein sequence MDHDLTGRLDEVAAHRYVSLTTFRRSGDPVATPMWVARNGAAVVLISVEGVGKLRRLGHTSRVELRPCDVRGRVPAGAAVWHGTAQLVRDPEGVREIQRAMSAKYPLARLGNAAEGLLGRWMQRKPRVGIRVTPGVTPPCGPR encoded by the coding sequence GTGGACCACGACCTCACCGGGCGCCTCGACGAGGTCGCCGCACACCGCTATGTGTCCTTGACGACGTTCCGCCGGTCTGGCGACCCGGTCGCCACGCCGATGTGGGTGGCCCGAAACGGTGCCGCTGTCGTCCTCATCTCGGTGGAGGGGGTGGGCAAGCTCAGACGCCTCGGCCACACGAGTCGGGTCGAGCTGCGGCCGTGCGACGTGCGGGGCCGTGTCCCAGCGGGCGCCGCTGTGTGGCACGGGACGGCCCAGCTCGTGCGCGACCCGGAAGGCGTCAGAGAGATCCAACGGGCGATGTCGGCGAAGTACCCCCTCGCGCGTCTCGGCAACGCGGCGGAGGGCCTCCTCGGCCGATGGATGCAGCGCAAGCCCAGAGTCGGCATCCGTGTCACGCCCGGCGTCACGCCGCCCTGCGGACCACGGTAG
- a CDS encoding adenylate/guanylate cyclase domain-containing protein, with amino-acid sequence MIPETLYAQSNGADIAYRVLGEGPRDIVLSMGFMSHLDLYWELPENVEFLEHLTELGRVIIFDKRGTGLSDRDLSAVSPKQWCDDLVAVMDACQSRTAVVMGWLDAGSLSLLAAALHPDRVAAVIAGESLAVGHRDRGYPFGPDPRMLRMALAAIRSGGWGRGMAVKLVAPDFAASPRHLSWLKRLESMSATPRAAARLLQMTADLDLRPHLESITAPVLLLHDVELQRLATLESMQWLADQLPNATLRLIRGQRPMTTLLPFHDVAAEIEQFLGTYRPNHSGHREVATILITDVVGSTEAAARTGDASFGYARDAHFDAIRRSLARFGGTEIKTMGDGFLASFPIPSAALRCAYEVVHDADAMGLAVRAGVHSGEVLRQDDDLVGIAMHVAARVSALAQTSEILFTDTVRTLVLGSTLSYEPWGSTTLKGIPGEWALYRITSRESPTGAPAA; translated from the coding sequence ATGATTCCAGAGACGTTGTACGCGCAGTCCAACGGTGCCGACATCGCCTACCGGGTGCTCGGCGAGGGTCCGCGCGACATCGTGCTGTCGATGGGCTTCATGTCACACCTCGACCTCTACTGGGAGCTCCCCGAGAACGTCGAGTTTCTCGAGCACCTGACCGAGCTCGGCCGGGTCATCATCTTCGACAAGCGCGGGACCGGGCTGTCCGACCGCGACCTGTCAGCCGTCTCACCGAAGCAGTGGTGCGACGACCTCGTCGCGGTGATGGACGCGTGCCAGAGCCGGACTGCCGTCGTCATGGGGTGGCTCGACGCCGGGTCTCTCAGCCTTCTCGCAGCGGCACTGCATCCGGACCGGGTCGCTGCGGTGATCGCCGGAGAGTCCCTCGCCGTGGGCCATCGGGATCGGGGCTACCCGTTCGGACCGGACCCGCGGATGCTGCGGATGGCGCTCGCCGCGATCCGGTCCGGAGGATGGGGCCGCGGCATGGCGGTCAAGCTCGTCGCCCCCGACTTCGCGGCCTCACCACGACACCTCTCGTGGCTCAAGAGGCTCGAGAGCATGTCAGCCACACCGCGGGCTGCGGCCCGCCTCCTTCAGATGACCGCCGACCTCGACCTGCGGCCGCACCTGGAGAGCATCACCGCCCCCGTCCTGCTGCTCCACGACGTCGAGCTGCAACGACTGGCGACGCTGGAGAGCATGCAGTGGCTGGCCGACCAGCTGCCCAACGCGACCCTGCGGCTCATTCGCGGCCAGCGGCCGATGACGACGCTGTTGCCCTTCCACGACGTCGCAGCCGAGATCGAGCAGTTCCTCGGGACCTACCGCCCCAACCACAGCGGCCACCGCGAGGTCGCCACGATCCTCATCACCGACGTCGTGGGGTCGACCGAGGCTGCCGCCCGCACCGGCGATGCGAGCTTCGGTTATGCGCGCGACGCCCACTTCGACGCCATCCGGCGCTCCCTCGCGCGCTTCGGCGGGACGGAGATCAAGACGATGGGCGACGGGTTCCTCGCGTCGTTCCCGATCCCGTCGGCCGCGCTGCGCTGTGCCTACGAGGTCGTCCACGACGCCGACGCCATGGGATTGGCGGTGCGAGCCGGCGTCCACTCCGGTGAGGTGCTACGTCAGGACGACGACCTCGTCGGGATCGCCATGCACGTGGCCGCGCGCGTGAGTGCACTCGCCCAGACGTCCGAGATCCTCTTCACCGACACCGTCCGCACCCTCGTCCTCGGCTCGACCCTGAGCTATGAGCCCTGGGGCAGCACCACGCTCAAGGGCATCCCCGGAGAATGGGCGCTCTACCGCATCACCTCCCGCGAGTCCCCGACCGGCGCGCCCGCCGCCTGA
- a CDS encoding IMPACT family protein gives MPLSSPRSYVTIAGRSSAEIEVRRSRFVCDLRRVETEAAAREVIEAVRAGSREARHHCTAFVLGPDGATQRSNDDGEPSGTAGAPMLEVLRGRGVTDVVAVVTRWFGGVLLGTGGLIRAYGDAVGAALDAAPLVVRERRRTVAIEVGHADGPRVEHALRGRSGMVVTEVEYLATGVRLQVAVAPDDVESLAGTAASLTSGAARVTPGPSTWVDT, from the coding sequence ATGCCGCTGAGCTCGCCCCGCTCCTACGTGACCATCGCCGGTCGGTCGAGTGCCGAGATCGAGGTGCGTCGGTCGCGGTTCGTCTGCGACCTGCGGCGCGTCGAGACGGAGGCTGCGGCCCGCGAGGTCATCGAGGCGGTGCGCGCGGGCAGCCGCGAGGCCCGGCACCACTGCACCGCGTTCGTCCTCGGGCCTGATGGTGCGACACAGCGCAGCAACGACGACGGCGAGCCGTCGGGCACCGCCGGCGCGCCGATGCTCGAAGTGCTGCGGGGCCGAGGGGTCACTGACGTCGTCGCGGTGGTGACCCGGTGGTTCGGTGGGGTGCTGCTCGGCACCGGGGGGCTGATCCGCGCGTACGGCGATGCCGTGGGAGCCGCCCTCGACGCCGCGCCCCTCGTGGTCCGCGAGCGACGCCGCACCGTGGCGATCGAGGTGGGCCACGCGGATGGTCCCCGCGTCGAGCACGCCCTGCGCGGCCGCTCCGGCATGGTGGTGACCGAGGTCGAGTACCTCGCGACGGGGGTGCGGCTGCAGGTCGCCGTCGCCCCGGACGACGTCGAGTCGCTGGCCGGGACGGCTGCCTCCCTCACGTCCGGGGCGGCCAGGGTCACGCCCGGCCCCAGCACCTGGGTCGACACCTGA
- the crcB gene encoding fluoride efflux transporter CrcB, protein MTLLLVMLGGAVGAPLRYVTDLAVQRWHGARFPWGTLAVNVLGSLLLGAVLGLAASGSVSPEVLALAGTGLCGALTTYSTFGFETVRLVEEGAFVAAVGSVLLSIGCGLAAGSVGWVIGQGLLAHAA, encoded by the coding sequence GTGACGCTCCTGCTCGTGATGCTCGGCGGGGCCGTCGGGGCGCCGCTGCGCTACGTCACCGACCTGGCCGTGCAGCGGTGGCACGGAGCCCGGTTCCCCTGGGGGACCCTCGCGGTCAACGTGCTCGGCTCGCTGCTCCTCGGCGCGGTCCTCGGCCTGGCAGCGTCCGGGTCGGTGTCGCCTGAGGTCCTCGCCCTCGCGGGGACGGGGCTCTGCGGGGCCCTGACCACGTACTCGACCTTCGGCTTCGAGACGGTCCGGCTCGTCGAGGAGGGTGCCTTCGTGGCCGCCGTCGGCAGCGTGCTGCTGAGCATCGGCTGCGGGCTCGCGGCCGGCTCGGTCGGCTGGGTGATCGGCCAGGGACTGCTGGCTCACGCAGCGTGA
- a CDS encoding N-acetylmannosamine-6-phosphate 2-epimerase, with protein sequence MNPIDRIRGGLVVSVQAYPGEPMRHPDTMRRVAESAVRGGAAGIRAQGIDDLRAMRPVIDLPLMGLWKDGDSGVFITPTVIHAVEVARTGCEIVAVDGTRRPRPDGSSLAETVAAVHREGALLMADCATLADGVAAAEVGADLIGTTLSGYTPDSPRTPGPDLDLVAALVRELGLPVVAEGRIHTPDQAGAALDAGAHAVVVGTAITHPATITSWFVDATRVRP encoded by the coding sequence GTGAACCCCATCGATCGGATCAGAGGCGGACTCGTCGTGTCCGTCCAGGCCTACCCCGGGGAGCCCATGCGGCACCCGGACACCATGCGCAGGGTCGCCGAGTCCGCCGTCCGCGGCGGAGCGGCCGGCATCCGGGCCCAGGGGATCGACGACCTGCGCGCCATGCGCCCGGTCATCGACCTGCCCCTCATGGGCCTCTGGAAGGACGGCGACAGCGGCGTCTTCATCACCCCGACCGTGATCCATGCCGTCGAGGTCGCCCGGACGGGCTGCGAGATCGTCGCCGTCGACGGGACGCGGCGTCCGCGCCCGGACGGGTCGTCGCTCGCCGAGACGGTCGCGGCCGTGCACCGCGAGGGAGCCCTGCTCATGGCTGACTGCGCGACGCTGGCCGACGGGGTGGCCGCCGCCGAGGTGGGTGCCGACCTCATCGGCACCACGCTCTCCGGCTACACCCCGGACAGTCCCAGGACGCCCGGCCCGGACCTCGACCTCGTCGCCGCTCTCGTGCGTGAGCTCGGCCTCCCGGTCGTCGCCGAGGGCCGGATCCACACGCCGGACCAGGCCGGGGCCGCGCTGGACGCGGGAGCCCATGCCGTCGTCGTCGGGACCGCCATCACCCACCCGGCGACGATCACGTCCTGGTTCGTCGACGCGACCCGCGTCCGCCCGTGA
- a CDS encoding response regulator, with translation MSDTGTGVAEAAGDENVGTPPRPIRVMLVDDDPIVRMGVRNLLSVAKDIEIVAEVSDGDEVLGGVQAHHPDVIVLDVRMARIGGLEAIRSVKARPQAPKILMFTVWDQDDVAERAIEAGADGFLLKTASPEEIRSGIRNVAAGLGAVSPKTAAQLFTRLRDDAGSAQRLDAARLVGTLTERERDVLAGLARGLSNAELARELFVSETTVKTHLGSAFAKLGVDNRAQAAVLADRAGLL, from the coding sequence ATGTCTGACACGGGCACTGGGGTTGCTGAGGCTGCTGGCGACGAGAACGTGGGCACCCCACCGCGCCCGATCCGGGTGATGCTGGTGGACGACGACCCGATCGTGCGAATGGGGGTGCGCAACCTCCTCAGCGTGGCCAAGGACATCGAGATCGTCGCGGAGGTGAGCGACGGCGACGAGGTGCTCGGCGGCGTGCAGGCACACCATCCCGACGTCATCGTGCTCGACGTGCGGATGGCGCGCATCGGGGGCCTGGAGGCGATCCGCTCGGTCAAGGCCCGACCGCAGGCCCCGAAGATCCTCATGTTCACCGTGTGGGACCAGGACGATGTCGCCGAACGGGCGATCGAGGCCGGCGCCGACGGGTTCCTGCTCAAGACCGCCTCGCCAGAGGAGATCCGCAGTGGCATCCGCAACGTGGCTGCCGGGCTGGGGGCGGTCTCTCCGAAGACCGCGGCCCAGCTGTTCACGAGGCTCCGAGACGACGCCGGGTCGGCGCAGCGCCTCGATGCCGCGCGACTGGTGGGGACCCTGACCGAGCGTGAGCGGGACGTCCTCGCCGGGCTGGCGCGCGGACTGTCGAACGCCGAGCTGGCGCGCGAGCTGTTCGTCAGCGAGACGACCGTGAAGACGCACCTCGGCAGCGCCTTCGCCAAGCTCGGGGTCGACAACCGCGCGCAGGCCGCCGTCCTCGCCGACCGCGCCGGCCTCCTCTGA